The Urbifossiella limnaea genome has a window encoding:
- the larE gene encoding ATP-dependent sacrificial sulfur transferase LarE — translation MTPELITKRDRLLAVLGELPGVAVAFSGGIDSTVVAQAAHLALGDRAVAVTADSPSVPRAELATARELAAHIGIRHVVVATDEFENPDYLRNGGDRCYHCKSELYARVEDLLPRLGVPVIVSGANLDDNGDYRPGLAAAAEHAVRHPLQEAGFTKADVRAVARHWNLPTWDKPAAPCLSSRLAPGLAVTPERTRRVEDAEAYLRGLGLRECRVRYHEGELARVEVPAHEIARLADADMRAGLTREFRRLGFTFVTLDLDGFRSGSLNELVPLELKARFTPTANPT, via the coding sequence ATGACGCCCGAGTTGATCACAAAGCGCGACCGGCTCCTCGCCGTGCTTGGCGAGCTGCCGGGCGTCGCGGTCGCGTTCAGCGGCGGCATCGACAGCACCGTCGTGGCACAGGCGGCGCACCTTGCGCTCGGCGACAGGGCGGTCGCGGTCACGGCCGACAGCCCGAGCGTGCCGCGGGCCGAACTCGCCACCGCCCGTGAACTGGCGGCCCACATCGGCATCCGGCACGTCGTCGTCGCCACGGACGAGTTCGAGAACCCGGACTACCTGCGGAACGGCGGCGACCGCTGCTACCACTGCAAGAGCGAGCTCTACGCGCGGGTCGAAGACCTACTCCCACGGCTCGGCGTACCAGTGATCGTCAGCGGGGCGAACCTCGACGACAACGGCGACTACCGCCCGGGCCTCGCCGCCGCCGCGGAGCACGCCGTGCGACACCCGTTACAGGAAGCGGGGTTCACGAAGGCCGACGTGCGGGCGGTCGCGCGGCACTGGAACCTGCCGACGTGGGACAAGCCCGCCGCCCCGTGCCTGTCGAGCCGGCTGGCCCCGGGGTTGGCCGTCACGCCCGAGCGCACCCGCCGCGTGGAAGACGCCGAGGCGTACCTGCGTGGGCTGGGGTTGCGCGAGTGCCGCGTCCGCTACCACGAGGGCGAGCTGGCCCGCGTCGAGGTGCCGGCCCACGAGATCGCGCGGCTCGCCGACGCGGACATGCGTGCCGGGCTGACGCGCGAGTTCCGCCGGCTCGGGTTCACGTTCGTGACGCTCGACCTGGACGGCTTCCGCTCCGGGAGCCTGAACGAGCTGGTGCCGCTGGAACTGAAGGCCCGTTTCACCCCGACCGCGAACCCGACATGA
- a CDS encoding universal stress protein yields the protein MIAIRRVLAPTDFSDSSVPAVRYAAELATKFGAELTLVHVVQDLTLVVPDVMMPTPVTTPALADMVEAGKAGLAAFVKRVGLEGLRPTTEVRIGAPAAEIVTAAEELKADLLCIGTHGRTGLAHFLLGSVAERIVRHAPCPVLTVRPPAK from the coding sequence GTGATCGCCATCCGCCGAGTCCTCGCTCCGACCGACTTCAGCGACTCGTCCGTCCCCGCCGTCCGCTACGCCGCCGAGCTGGCCACGAAGTTCGGCGCCGAACTCACGCTCGTACACGTCGTGCAAGACCTGACACTCGTCGTCCCCGACGTGATGATGCCGACGCCCGTCACCACACCCGCACTCGCCGACATGGTCGAGGCCGGTAAGGCCGGGCTGGCCGCGTTCGTGAAGCGCGTCGGGCTAGAAGGATTGCGCCCGACGACCGAGGTGCGCATCGGCGCCCCCGCCGCGGAGATCGTGACCGCGGCCGAGGAGTTAAAGGCCGACCTGCTGTGCATCGGGACCCACGGCCGTACCGGTCTGGCGCACTTCCTCCTCGGCAGCGTCGCCGAGCGGATCGTGCGGCACGCCCCCTGCCCCGTCCTGACCGTCCGCCCGCCGGCGAAGTGA
- a CDS encoding aminotransferase class IV — protein sequence MSLLWVNGTLVDKADARVSPFDHGFLYGDGVWEPLRVFGGRLFRGADHIDRLFAVAEHYELDVPYTAAELLAAVEATVRANHRTDGYCRVIVTRGPGTIGPDPRKLDPQVFITAEEYYPFPSELAGHGLHVVTYPHPVAAAGPRFWLQALGRPDIVSARRHALRAGCLDAVICGPGEGVIGTTEGDLFFARGGTVSPVPPTTTVEARAVAELARDLGPWKLEPPPTPSDLNTADEVFLVGTACGVIGVVRIDGHTIGNGTEGPVTRAVREAYHALTRGADTMPAEGGAP from the coding sequence ATGTCGCTGTTGTGGGTGAACGGCACGCTCGTGGACAAGGCCGACGCCCGGGTCAGCCCGTTCGACCACGGGTTCCTCTACGGCGACGGCGTGTGGGAGCCGCTCCGCGTCTTCGGCGGCCGGCTGTTCCGCGGCGCCGATCACATCGACCGACTGTTCGCCGTCGCCGAGCACTACGAACTCGATGTTCCCTACACCGCGGCCGAGTTGCTCGCCGCGGTCGAAGCAACCGTGCGTGCGAACCACCGCACCGACGGCTACTGCCGCGTCATCGTCACCCGCGGCCCCGGCACGATCGGCCCCGACCCGCGAAAGCTCGACCCGCAGGTGTTCATCACCGCGGAAGAGTACTACCCCTTCCCGTCGGAGTTGGCCGGCCACGGGCTCCACGTCGTCACCTACCCGCACCCGGTGGCGGCCGCCGGGCCGCGGTTCTGGCTTCAGGCGCTCGGCCGACCGGACATCGTGTCCGCACGCCGCCACGCCCTCCGGGCGGGGTGTCTCGACGCCGTGATCTGTGGTCCCGGGGAGGGCGTGATCGGCACGACCGAGGGCGACCTGTTCTTCGCCCGCGGCGGCACAGTGTCGCCGGTCCCGCCGACGACGACAGTCGAAGCCCGGGCGGTCGCCGAACTGGCCCGCGACTTGGGACCGTGGAAGCTTGAGCCGCCCCCCACGCCGTCGGACCTCAACACCGCCGACGAGGTGTTCCTGGTCGGCACCGCGTGCGGCGTCATCGGCGTCGTCCGCATCGACGGGCACACCATCGGTAACGGCACGGAAGGACCGGTCACGCGCGCGGTGCGCGAGGCGTACCATGCCCTCACCCGCGGTGCGGATACAATGCCCGCGGAAGGAGGTGCCCCGTGA
- a CDS encoding DUF2752 domain-containing protein, producing MPAEQQPQDATPVPPESIPLAVPVRPDPRLTRGVRVGLAAVAVTLAVVFGVAAYLNPYGPDGAARTMATHTQLGLPPCNMVSLTGKPCPTCGMTTSFALLVRGDVRASLAANWVGTVTALGWAALLVWSVASLFAGRMLFVRRGELALTLLVAAFLVLALGRWAVILLD from the coding sequence GTGCCCGCTGAACAGCAGCCCCAGGACGCGACACCGGTGCCTCCCGAGTCGATCCCGCTGGCCGTCCCGGTCCGCCCGGACCCGCGGCTGACGCGGGGCGTGCGGGTCGGCCTCGCGGCCGTCGCGGTCACGCTGGCGGTGGTGTTTGGGGTGGCGGCGTACCTGAACCCGTACGGCCCCGACGGGGCCGCCCGGACGATGGCGACGCACACCCAGCTCGGCCTCCCGCCGTGCAACATGGTGAGCCTGACCGGCAAGCCGTGCCCGACGTGCGGGATGACCACCAGTTTCGCCCTGCTCGTCCGGGGGGACGTGCGGGCGTCGCTGGCCGCGAACTGGGTCGGTACCGTAACCGCCCTGGGGTGGGCCGCGCTGCTCGTGTGGTCGGTGGCGAGCCTCTTCGCGGGCCGGATGCTGTTCGTCCGCCGCGGCGAGTTGGCCCTGACCTTGCTGGTCGCGGCATTCTTGGTGCTGGCGCTCGGGCGGTGGGCGGTGATCCTGCTGGACTGA
- the tilS gene encoding tRNA lysidine(34) synthetase TilS: protein MGAPLPAAVRAFFAEHRITGPGVVAVSGGADSVALLRALEGVEPLIVAHFHHGLRGAEADADAAFVRELAGRLGCRFELGGADVRAAGGNLEAAARRLRYGWLAEVAAATGAAWVATGHTADDQAETVLHRLVRGTGLRGLRGIAAAMPLGTVQLVRPLLAVGRVDVLAFLADLGQPFRTDTSNADPRFTRNRVRAELLPLLTTFNPAAPAALTRAAEQSSEAFDLIDRLAAELLGRAELPRAGDLVILDSAAIVGAVPLLAREAFRRVWEREGWPTSQFRAAHWHRLLAVAHGDPAAADFPGGTCARRVGRVVRLGRQS, encoded by the coding sequence ATGGGGGCGCCGCTGCCCGCCGCCGTGCGGGCCTTCTTCGCCGAGCACCGCATCACCGGGCCGGGCGTCGTCGCCGTCTCCGGCGGGGCCGACAGCGTGGCGCTGCTGCGGGCGCTGGAGGGTGTCGAGCCGTTGATCGTGGCTCACTTCCACCACGGGTTACGCGGCGCGGAAGCGGACGCCGACGCCGCATTCGTACGCGAGCTGGCCGGGCGGCTGGGGTGCCGCTTCGAGCTGGGCGGCGCCGACGTGCGGGCCGCGGGTGGGAACCTGGAAGCAGCGGCGCGGCGGCTCCGCTACGGGTGGCTCGCCGAGGTGGCCGCGGCGACCGGCGCCGCGTGGGTGGCGACCGGCCACACGGCCGACGACCAGGCGGAAACGGTGCTGCACCGGCTCGTGCGAGGGACCGGACTGCGCGGCCTGCGCGGGATTGCGGCGGCGATGCCGCTCGGGACGGTACAACTCGTCCGCCCTCTGCTCGCCGTCGGCCGCGTGGACGTGCTCGCGTTCCTCGCCGACCTCGGCCAGCCGTTCCGCACCGACACGTCGAACGCCGACCCGCGCTTCACCCGCAACCGCGTCCGCGCCGAACTCCTGCCGCTGCTGACAACCTTCAACCCCGCCGCCCCCGCCGCGCTGACCCGTGCCGCCGAGCAGTCGTCGGAAGCGTTCGACCTGATCGATCGTCTCGCCGCTGAACTCCTCGGCCGCGCCGAGTTGCCGCGCGCCGGCGACCTCGTCATTCTCGACTCCGCCGCGATCGTCGGCGCGGTGCCGCTGCTGGCGCGTGAGGCGTTCCGTCGCGTGTGGGAGCGTGAGGGCTGGCCGACGAGTCAGTTCCGCGCCGCGCACTGGCACCGACTGCTGGCCGTGGCCCACGGCGACCCCGCGGCGGCTGATTTCCCCGGCGGCACCTGCGCGCGGCGGGTCGGGCGGGTGGTTCGGCTCGGGCGGCAGTCGTAA
- the purH gene encoding bifunctional phosphoribosylaminoimidazolecarboxamide formyltransferase/IMP cyclohydrolase, whose product MLRPIRRALLSVSDKTGLVDLATELATKFGVELVATGGTKKAISDAGLPVKDVSDLTGFPEILDGRVKTLHPALYAGLLARRDKTEHMVTLAAHQLPEIDLVVCNLYPFEETVAEEGVTEAQAIEKIDIGGPCMVRAAAKNHDAVAVLVEPEQYDDFLLELKNHDGQLPKDFRKELAFVAFQRVTQYDAAIAEYFHGLMPDAEPDDEADEPTEWADEIDPPFDLKQTLRYGENPHQKAAFYVEPDLEHPCVASALQLHGKELSYNNILDLDSALNLAREFSAPAAVVVKHNNPCGAATAASLADAFRQAWDGDPLSAFGGIIAFNRPVDAATAAALTDPTAKRFVECVIAPDFEPAALAALRGWKENVRLLRTGELTGGPEGLDYRRVDGGLLVQTRDTGADNPDAWKVATKRKPTDAEAAALRFAWLVCKHVKSNAIVLATGTQVVGVGAGQMSRVVSVDIAAKKAGDRSKGSVLASDAFFPFPDNVELAAAAGVTAIVQPGGSVKDADSVEACDKHGIAMLFTGVRHFRH is encoded by the coding sequence ATGCTCCGCCCGATCCGCCGCGCCCTGCTCAGCGTCTCCGACAAGACCGGCCTCGTCGACCTCGCCACCGAACTCGCCACGAAATTCGGCGTCGAACTGGTCGCCACTGGCGGCACGAAGAAGGCGATCTCCGACGCCGGTCTGCCGGTCAAGGACGTGTCCGACCTCACCGGCTTCCCGGAAATCCTCGACGGCCGCGTCAAGACGCTCCACCCCGCACTGTACGCCGGCCTGCTCGCCCGCCGCGACAAGACGGAGCACATGGTCACGCTCGCGGCGCACCAGTTGCCCGAGATCGACCTCGTCGTCTGCAACCTGTACCCGTTCGAGGAAACGGTCGCGGAGGAGGGCGTGACCGAGGCGCAGGCCATCGAGAAGATCGACATCGGCGGGCCGTGCATGGTCCGCGCCGCGGCCAAGAACCACGACGCCGTCGCCGTCCTCGTCGAGCCCGAACAGTACGACGACTTCCTCCTCGAACTCAAGAACCACGACGGCCAACTGCCGAAGGACTTTCGCAAGGAGTTGGCGTTCGTCGCGTTCCAGCGCGTGACGCAGTACGACGCCGCCATCGCCGAGTACTTCCACGGCCTGATGCCGGACGCCGAGCCCGACGACGAAGCCGACGAGCCCACCGAGTGGGCGGACGAGATCGACCCGCCGTTCGACCTGAAGCAGACGCTCCGCTACGGCGAGAACCCGCACCAGAAGGCGGCGTTCTACGTCGAGCCCGACCTGGAGCACCCGTGCGTCGCGTCGGCGCTTCAGCTGCACGGCAAGGAGCTGAGCTACAACAACATCCTCGACCTCGACTCGGCACTGAACCTGGCCCGCGAGTTCAGCGCCCCCGCCGCCGTGGTGGTGAAGCACAACAACCCCTGCGGCGCCGCCACGGCCGCGTCGCTGGCCGACGCCTTCCGTCAGGCCTGGGACGGCGACCCGCTCTCCGCCTTCGGCGGCATCATCGCCTTCAACCGACCCGTCGATGCGGCTACCGCCGCGGCGCTGACCGACCCGACCGCCAAGCGATTTGTCGAGTGCGTCATCGCCCCCGACTTCGAGCCCGCCGCGCTTGCTGCCCTCCGCGGCTGGAAGGAGAACGTTCGGCTCCTCCGCACCGGCGAACTCACAGGCGGACCGGAGGGACTCGACTACCGCCGCGTCGACGGCGGCCTGCTGGTGCAGACGCGCGACACCGGCGCGGACAACCCCGACGCCTGGAAGGTAGCCACGAAGCGGAAGCCGACGGACGCCGAGGCCGCGGCGCTGCGATTCGCGTGGCTGGTGTGCAAGCACGTGAAGAGCAACGCCATCGTGCTGGCGACCGGCACGCAGGTGGTCGGCGTCGGCGCCGGGCAGATGAGCCGCGTGGTGTCGGTGGACATCGCGGCGAAGAAGGCCGGCGACCGCTCGAAGGGGAGCGTTCTCGCGTCCGACGCCTTCTTCCCGTTCCCGGACAACGTGGAGTTGGCGGCGGCGGCCGGCGTCACGGCGATCGTTCAGCCCGGCGGTTCGGTCAAGGACGCCGACAGCGTCGAGGCCTGCGACAAGCACGGCATCGCCATGCTGTTCACCGGCGTGCGGCACTTCCGCCATTGA
- a CDS encoding M42 family metallopeptidase, whose product MEHTSHDFLRRLLDTPSPSGFEQQIQQVVRDHVRDFADEVTTDRHGNVFANRFPDGRPADAPRILLAGHCDQIALMVQHVDDAGYLYVQPIGGWDMQVLLGQHLTVWTKTGPVAGVVARRAIHLLKPEERTKVPDFADVWVDIGAKDKADAEAVVRHGDPVTFELGYRPLRNGLAASPAMDDKVGLWVVMEAVRLLKGKTLKAAVYGVSTVAEEIGLRGATTASYAVDPTVGIAVDVTHATDTPGNDKKTQGDIKCGAGPVLFRGPNISPRVFDLLDELAKAHGIPVQVRGVPRATGTDANAIQISRAGVACGLLGIPNRYMHSPVEVVHLDDLTNAAKLLAEFCLAVGPETNWIP is encoded by the coding sequence ATGGAACACACTTCACACGACTTCCTCCGCCGCCTGCTGGACACGCCGAGCCCGTCCGGGTTCGAGCAGCAAATCCAGCAGGTCGTCCGCGACCACGTTCGCGACTTCGCCGACGAGGTGACCACCGACCGCCACGGCAACGTCTTCGCCAACCGCTTCCCCGACGGCCGCCCCGCCGACGCCCCGCGGATCCTCCTGGCCGGCCACTGCGACCAGATCGCATTGATGGTGCAGCACGTCGACGACGCCGGCTACCTGTACGTGCAGCCCATCGGCGGCTGGGACATGCAGGTGCTCCTCGGCCAGCACCTCACCGTGTGGACGAAGACCGGCCCCGTCGCCGGCGTGGTCGCCCGGCGGGCGATTCACCTGCTGAAGCCGGAGGAGCGGACGAAGGTGCCGGACTTCGCCGACGTGTGGGTGGACATCGGCGCGAAGGACAAGGCCGACGCGGAAGCCGTGGTGCGGCACGGCGACCCGGTGACGTTCGAGCTGGGGTACCGGCCGCTCCGCAACGGCCTCGCGGCCAGCCCGGCGATGGACGACAAGGTCGGCCTGTGGGTGGTGATGGAGGCCGTGCGGCTGCTGAAGGGGAAAACCCTGAAGGCGGCCGTGTACGGCGTCTCGACGGTGGCCGAGGAGATCGGCCTGCGCGGGGCGACGACCGCGAGCTACGCCGTGGACCCGACCGTCGGCATCGCCGTGGACGTGACGCACGCCACCGACACGCCGGGCAACGACAAGAAGACGCAGGGCGACATCAAGTGCGGGGCCGGGCCGGTGCTGTTCCGCGGGCCGAACATCAGCCCGCGGGTGTTCGACCTGCTCGACGAGCTGGCGAAGGCGCACGGCATCCCGGTGCAGGTGCGCGGCGTGCCGCGGGCGACGGGGACGGACGCGAACGCCATCCAAATTAGCCGGGCCGGCGTGGCGTGCGGCCTGCTGGGCATCCCGAACCGCTACATGCACAGCCCGGTGGAGGTCGTCCACCTCGACGACCTGACGAACGCGGCGAAGCTGCTGGCGGAGTTCTGTCTGGCCGTCGGGCCGGAGACGAACTGGATTCCGTGA
- a CDS encoding sugar phosphate isomerase/epimerase family protein: MKLAVSNIAWPVAEQPAVLSALRELGVTAVEVAPTKLFADPSAAAPADVDAAREWWADQGFAVVAAQALLFGRPDLTLFDSAEVRERTLEYLGRVLATCGRLGAGACVFGSPKNRRRGDLPGTAARDTAVPFFRRLAAHAADAGTTVVLEANPPRYGADFVTRAADAVELVRVVDHPAFRLHLDTACMTLAGDPLRETFEAGFALLGHFHVSEPDLAAPGARGAVDHAAFAGELKQRGYAEWVSVEMREPTPFTTDAVSDAVRLVRDVYSRVGSDSNRPA, translated from the coding sequence GTGAAGCTGGCCGTCTCGAACATCGCCTGGCCGGTCGCCGAGCAGCCGGCGGTGCTTTCCGCGCTCCGTGAACTCGGTGTCACGGCCGTCGAGGTGGCGCCGACGAAGCTGTTCGCGGACCCGTCGGCGGCAGCGCCCGCGGACGTGGACGCGGCCCGCGAGTGGTGGGCCGACCAGGGCTTCGCCGTCGTCGCGGCCCAGGCACTCCTGTTCGGGCGGCCCGACCTCACGCTGTTCGATTCCGCCGAGGTGCGCGAGCGAACCCTGGAATACCTGGGGCGCGTGCTGGCGACGTGCGGCCGGCTCGGGGCCGGGGCGTGCGTGTTCGGCTCGCCGAAGAACCGCCGCCGCGGCGACCTGCCGGGCACGGCGGCGCGTGACACCGCGGTACCATTCTTCCGCCGCCTCGCGGCGCACGCCGCGGACGCCGGCACGACCGTGGTGCTGGAGGCGAATCCGCCGCGGTACGGGGCCGACTTCGTCACGCGGGCCGCGGATGCGGTCGAGCTGGTCCGCGTCGTCGACCACCCGGCGTTTCGACTGCACCTGGATACGGCGTGCATGACGCTCGCCGGCGACCCGCTCCGAGAGACGTTCGAAGCCGGCTTCGCGCTGCTCGGGCACTTCCATGTCAGCGAGCCGGACCTGGCGGCCCCCGGGGCGCGAGGCGCGGTCGATCACGCGGCGTTCGCCGGCGAGTTGAAGCAGCGCGGGTACGCGGAGTGGGTGTCGGTGGAGATGCGGGAGCCGACGCCGTTCACGACCGATGCGGTATCCGATGCGGTGCGGCTCGTCCGCGACGTGTACTCGAGAGTGGGGTCGGATTCCAACCGGCCGGCGTGA
- a CDS encoding NAD-dependent epimerase/dehydratase family protein — translation MSDALVGHTGFVGGNLAAQHRFDAVFNSKTIEAIRGKRFRRLVVSAMPAEMWVANRDPVADRANLERLWANLEQCRADECVVISTVAVYATPICVDEGSMIEPNFSTPYGEHRWELERRVRWHFPRSLAVRLPGLYGPGLKKNALYDLLHDNRLDKVHAGASYQFYNLARLGRDIETALAAGLRRVNLATAPVTVREVARAAFGRDFTNDPGTRPACFDVRTAHAELFGGRGDYLETRDEVLAGLTRFVAAQRTAPRLAA, via the coding sequence ATGTCGGACGCCCTCGTCGGCCACACCGGGTTCGTCGGCGGCAACCTCGCCGCGCAGCACCGGTTCGACGCCGTCTTCAACTCCAAGACGATCGAGGCCATCCGCGGGAAGCGGTTCCGCCGATTGGTGGTGAGCGCGATGCCGGCCGAGATGTGGGTCGCCAACCGCGACCCGGTCGCCGACCGCGCCAACCTCGAACGGCTGTGGGCGAACCTGGAACAGTGCCGGGCCGACGAGTGCGTGGTGATCTCGACCGTGGCCGTGTACGCCACGCCGATCTGCGTGGACGAGGGCTCGATGATCGAGCCGAACTTTTCGACGCCGTACGGCGAGCACCGGTGGGAGTTGGAGCGCCGCGTGCGGTGGCACTTCCCGCGCAGCCTGGCGGTGCGGCTCCCCGGGCTGTACGGGCCGGGCCTGAAGAAGAACGCCCTGTACGACCTCCTCCACGACAACCGGCTGGACAAGGTTCACGCCGGCGCCAGCTACCAGTTCTACAACCTGGCCCGACTCGGCCGCGACATCGAGACGGCCCTCGCCGCCGGCTTGCGGCGCGTCAACCTGGCGACGGCGCCGGTCACGGTGCGCGAGGTGGCGCGGGCGGCGTTCGGCCGCGACTTCACGAACGACCCCGGCACGCGACCGGCGTGCTTCGACGTGCGCACGGCGCACGCCGAGTTGTTCGGCGGCCGCGGAGACTACCTGGAAACACGCGATGAAGTGCTCGCCGGGTTGACGCGCTTCGTCGCCGCCCAGCGGACCGCCCCGAGGCTCGCGGCGTGA
- a CDS encoding glycosyltransferase family 2 protein yields the protein MPDALLQPRQVPAFTADEFAPRATDYCVCVFVINEAAKLPKQLAAMREHCAGLADVVVADGGSTDGSTEREALRALGVNTLLTKTGAGKLGAQMRMAFAWALDRGYRGVVAMDGNGKDGPDAIPRFVAALGAGCDHVQGSRFVPGGVSENLPLSRWLGVKLVHAPLVSLASRFRYTDTTNGFRGYSARFLADPRVAAFRDVFPGYELHYYLAIRAARLGFRVKEIPVARRYPRHGPTPTKISPVRGNLRVLRCLFAACLGRFNP from the coding sequence ATGCCCGACGCGCTCCTCCAGCCGCGGCAGGTGCCGGCCTTCACGGCCGACGAGTTCGCGCCGCGCGCCACGGACTACTGCGTGTGCGTGTTCGTCATCAACGAGGCCGCCAAGCTCCCGAAGCAACTCGCCGCCATGCGGGAGCACTGCGCCGGGCTCGCCGACGTGGTCGTCGCGGACGGCGGCAGCACCGACGGCTCGACGGAGCGTGAGGCGCTCCGAGCCCTGGGCGTGAACACGCTGCTGACGAAGACCGGGGCCGGCAAGCTCGGTGCGCAGATGCGAATGGCCTTCGCCTGGGCGCTCGATCGCGGCTACCGCGGCGTCGTGGCGATGGACGGCAACGGCAAGGACGGCCCCGACGCGATTCCGCGGTTCGTCGCCGCCCTGGGAGCCGGCTGTGATCACGTTCAGGGTTCGCGCTTCGTCCCCGGCGGCGTGTCGGAGAACCTGCCGCTGTCGCGCTGGCTGGGGGTGAAGCTCGTTCACGCACCGCTGGTGTCGCTGGCGAGCCGGTTCCGCTACACGGACACGACCAACGGCTTCCGCGGCTACAGCGCCCGCTTCCTCGCCGACCCGCGGGTGGCGGCGTTCCGCGACGTGTTCCCCGGCTACGAGCTGCACTACTACCTGGCCATCCGGGCCGCCCGGCTCGGGTTCCGGGTCAAGGAAATCCCGGTCGCGCGCCGATACCCGCGACACGGGCCGACGCCGACGAAGATCAGTCCGGTCCGCGGCAACCTGCGGGTTCTGCGGTGCCTGTTCGCCGCGTGCCTCGGCCGGTTCAACCCCTGA
- a CDS encoding glycosyltransferase, giving the protein MTRAAPRSDVFVSVVAALRSYARFLPAFVDESYKTLDAHYTNFELVLVDNGSRDDTPAVVRELLARYKCVRYLRLSRRQAPETAVMAGLDAAIGDYVVTLHPEFDPPAVIPELVEACRGGADVVVGVAPYPAAPGVSYRVLRWLFQRIAGPTFGANVVRVNSGFRCLTRAAVNALTRVRVRKRHFGLLAAEIGLTTTTHPYRFLARGGKQPRVNLRRSARRAVSLTLGHSVAPLRVVSLLGLGGSALSVLYSLYVIGVYLTKPDVMPGWTGISLQTSGLFFLVFVMLTMIGEHLGRLVDDSGGRPLYHVREEQASAVMLSDLTRRNVMSHSE; this is encoded by the coding sequence ATGACCCGCGCCGCACCTCGATCCGACGTGTTCGTCTCCGTGGTCGCCGCGCTGCGGAGCTACGCGCGGTTCCTCCCGGCGTTCGTGGACGAATCCTACAAGACGCTCGACGCGCACTACACGAATTTCGAGCTGGTGTTAGTCGACAACGGCTCCCGCGACGACACGCCCGCTGTCGTGCGGGAACTGCTGGCCCGGTACAAGTGCGTCCGCTACTTGCGGCTGTCGCGGCGGCAGGCGCCGGAGACCGCCGTCATGGCCGGCCTCGACGCGGCCATCGGCGACTACGTGGTGACGCTTCACCCGGAGTTCGACCCGCCCGCGGTGATCCCGGAGTTGGTCGAGGCGTGCCGCGGCGGGGCGGACGTGGTCGTCGGCGTGGCCCCGTACCCCGCCGCGCCGGGCGTCTCGTACCGGGTTCTCCGCTGGCTTTTCCAGCGTATCGCGGGGCCGACGTTCGGCGCGAACGTGGTCCGCGTGAACAGCGGCTTCCGCTGCCTGACGCGCGCCGCGGTGAACGCCCTGACGCGCGTCCGCGTCCGCAAGCGACACTTCGGCCTCCTCGCCGCCGAGATCGGGCTGACGACCACGACGCACCCGTACCGCTTCCTGGCCCGCGGCGGCAAGCAGCCGCGCGTCAACCTCCGCCGCTCCGCCCGCCGCGCCGTGAGCCTCACGCTCGGCCACTCCGTCGCCCCGCTCCGCGTCGTCTCACTCCTCGGCCTCGGCGGCAGCGCCCTGAGCGTCCTGTACAGCCTGTACGTGATCGGCGTGTACCTCACCAAGCCGGACGTGATGCCGGGGTGGACGGGGATCAGCCTCCAGACGAGCGGCCTGTTCTTCCTCGTGTTTGTGATGCTCACCATGATCGGCGAGCACCTCGGCCGGCTGGTCGACGACTCGGGCGGGCGGCCGCTGTACCACGTCCGCGAGGAGCAGGCCAGCGCCGTGATGTTGTCCGACCTCACACGCCGAAACGTGATGAGCCACTCCGAGTAG